The following coding sequences are from one Clupea harengus unplaced genomic scaffold, Ch_v2.0.2, whole genome shotgun sequence window:
- the LOC122131230 gene encoding protein NLRC3-like: MDSTPDVKKKRSGDSEGGMSKYDSEGGVSTCDSDSVQQGASDTQSKRTDETERDSAAEHRWTPEEAEVREKLRSTLKGKFQHLAEGVPHQGDTRLLHEIYTDLYITEGGRGWFNNEHEVRQIEIASWIEADRDRPVKCSDIFKPLSGQDKHIRTVLTEGVAGIGKTISVQKFILDWAEGKANQDVYLIFPLPFRELNLMKEKKISLAELLQHFHPEIKNQAIFSSSEHMFIFDGLDECRLPLDFHSNPRCCDVTEPASVDVLLTNLIKGNLLPSALLWITTRPAAAHLIPPKCVNQLTEIRGFNNSQKEEYFGKRISDENLANRTITHLKSSRSLYIMCHIPVFCWITATVVERTSDESGSVQMPRTLTQMYTHFLIIQTSMKKHKYTGRNETDEEIIFKLGKLAFQQLENGNLIFYEEDLRECGIDVTEASVYSGVCTQIFREEAGLYQGKVFSFVHLSIQEYLAALYVFLCFSNRERNMPDQQQTSPLSALFRASTLHDLHTTAVDLALQSENGHLDLFLRFLLGLSLESNQNLLRHLLPQIRRQSQSPEQTVQYVKEKIRDEAIREKNTSDRMVNLFYCLNELNHHAVVEVIDRSSGTLSVVMLSPGEWRTVRFKFEISGDHLDEFDLQKYIKTPEKDLTELLSPDEVLQRLVPVVTASTSAELQQCSLTEKSCAALASAGRSTSCSLKKLNLNHNPLHDAGIQHLSDLLKSPHCKLETLV, translated from the exons ATGGACTCTACTCCAGAtgtgaagaagaaaaggagCGGAGACTCTGAAGGGGGCATGTCTAAATATGACTCTGAAGGGGGCGTGTCTACATGTGACTCTGACAG CGTCCAGCAGGGggcatcagacacacagtccAAGAGGACagacgagacagagagggactctGCTGCAGAACACAG ATGGACACCAGAAGAGGCAGAGGTCCGTGAGAAACTCAGATCCACTCTGAAGGGGAAATTTCAGCATCTGGCTGAGGGAGTACCACATCAGGGAGACACCAGACTCCTCCATGAGATCTAcacagatctctacatcacagaggggggaagaggatgGTTCAATAATGaacatgaggtcagacagatagagatagcATCCTGGATAGAAGCAGATCGAGACAGACCAGTcaaatgcagtgacatctttaaacccttatctggacaagacaaacacatcagAACAGTGCTTACAGAGGGAgtggctggcattggaaaaacaatctctgtgcagaagttcattctaGACTGGGCTGAAGGAAAAGCCAATCAGGATGTCTACTTaatatttcctcttcctttccgaGAGCTGAACCTaatgaaggagaagaaaatcAGTCTGGCGGAGCTACTTCAACACTTTCACCCAGAAATAAAAAATCAAGCAATCTTCAGCAGTTCAGAGCACATGTTTATCTTTGATGGTCTTGATGAGTGTCGACTTCCTCTAGATTTCCACTCCAACCCAaggtgttgtgatgtgacaGAGCCAGCCTCAGTGGACGTGCTGCTGACAAACCTCATCAAGGggaatctgcttccctctgctctcctctggatcaccacccgaccagcagcagctcatCTGATCCCTCCTAAGTGTGTGAACCAGCTGACTGAAATAAGAGGATTCAACAACTCACAGAAAGAGGAGTACTTTGggaagagaatcagtgatgagaaTTTGGCTAACAgaaccatcacacacctgaagtcatccaggagcctctacatcatgtgccacattccagtcttctgctGGATTACCGCCACTGTTGTGGAGAGAACTTCAGATGAATCGGGGAGTGTACAAATGCCAAGGACTCTaactcaaatgtacacacacttcctgatcatTCAGACAAGCATGAAAAAGCACAAGTACACAGGGAGAaatgagacagatgaagagattaTTTTCAAACTGGGGAAACTGGCTTTCCAACAACTGGAGAATGGCAATCTGATCTTTTATGAGGaagacctgagagagtgtggcattgatgtcacagaagcgtcagtgtactcaggagtgtgtactcagatcttcagagaggaggctgggctgtaccaggggaaggtgttcagctttgtgcatctgagcattcaggagtatcttgcagctttatatgtgttcctctgcttcagcaacagagagagaaacatgcctgaccaacagcaaacctctccgctctctgctctgttcagagcttcaacacttcatgacctacacacgactgcagtggatctggccttACAGAGTGAGAACGGACACCTGGACCTTTTCCTCCGCTTccttcttggcctctctctggagtcCAATCAGAATCTCCTAAGGCACCTACTGCCACAGATAAGAAGGCAatcacagagcccagagcaaaCAGTCCAGTACGTCAAGGAGAAGATCAGAGACGAGGCGATCAGAGAGAAGAATACTTCAGACAGAATGGTTAACCTGTTCTACTGTCTTAATGAGTTGAATCACCATGCTGTAGTAGAGGTCATTGACAGGAGCTCAGGAACTCTGTCTGTAGTCATGCTCTCACCAGGAGAGTGGAGGACTGTGAGGTTTAAGTTTGAGATTTCAGGAGATCACCTGGATGAGTTTGATCTGCAGAAGTACATAAAGACACCAGAGAAAGATCTGACTGAACTCCTCAGTCCAGATGAAGTTCTTCAGAGGCTGGTGCCAGTGGTCACGGCATCCACATCAGCTGA gctgcagcagtgttccctcacagagaagagctgtgctgctttagcatcagctggcagatcaacctcctgcagtttgaagaagCTGAACCTGAATCACAATCCTCTTCATGATGCAggaattcagcatctctcagacctcctcaagagtccccactgcaagctggagacactagtgtga